Proteins from a single region of Caloramator sp. E03:
- a CDS encoding SIR2 family NAD-dependent protein deacylase yields MNLVALTGAGISKASGIPTFNEMGNLREKLSRSFFETNPEEFYKILIEMKEKIERAEPNPAHIALAKYNVPIITMNIDGLHKRAGSKDVIEIHGNLEYVECPNCNELYDFNIVKETIYCKDCNSLFQPNIVLYGDIIPLFFCH; encoded by the coding sequence ATGAATCTTGTAGCCTTAACAGGTGCTGGAATATCAAAAGCAAGTGGGATTCCAACATTTAATGAAATGGGAAACTTAAGAGAAAAGCTGAGCAGATCATTTTTTGAAACTAACCCTGAAGAGTTTTATAAAATTTTAATTGAAATGAAAGAAAAAATAGAAAGAGCAGAGCCTAACCCTGCTCATATTGCACTTGCGAAATATAATGTACCAATTATTACAATGAACATTGATGGACTGCACAAAAGGGCTGGAAGTAAAGATGTAATTGAAATACATGGGAATTTGGAATATGTTGAATGCCCTAACTGCAATGAGTTATATGATTTTAATATAGTAAAAGAAACTATTTATTGTAAGGATTGTAATAGCTTGTTTCAACCCAATATTGTCCTTTATGGTGATATAATACCTTTGTTCTTTTGCCATTAA
- a CDS encoding alpha/beta hydrolase family protein: MPYIKDITGVQQFDFQINRVLTYGKAAADEKEIVEKAGKIKNFEQWFDFWVALGEKYEGLDEYMRAAYAYRMAEFFLKEDHPQKDTMYEKSVKNFYNSFQQMKLDYEIHEIPYMGKEIHSIIFRNKNEKGILLVCGGYDSFIEEFVPALTKFVQENYTIILFEGDGQGKTLKNGLKFIANWERPTSCVLDYYGVKECTMIGISWGGYLALRAAAFEKRIKAVVAYDVLENGFDCMTNIFPGTLKPLVRYCFAKGKEKIINRLLGYIRKRSLLADWAMMQGMYITGTNTPYDFYKELQKHNLSQDVCDKLNCHVLLLAGEKDHYIPKDQFYRLTSKIKYAKSLSTRMFTEAEGGEQHCQIGNHHLAIEEIFNWIKKINNL; the protein is encoded by the coding sequence ATGCCTTATATTAAAGATATAACTGGAGTTCAGCAATTTGATTTCCAGATAAACCGCGTGCTTACTTACGGAAAAGCAGCTGCGGATGAAAAAGAGATTGTTGAAAAGGCGGGCAAGATAAAGAATTTTGAACAGTGGTTTGATTTTTGGGTTGCACTTGGGGAAAAGTATGAAGGTTTAGACGAATACATGCGTGCGGCTTATGCGTACAGGATGGCTGAATTTTTTCTAAAAGAAGATCATCCACAGAAAGATACCATGTATGAAAAATCTGTGAAAAATTTTTATAATTCTTTTCAGCAGATGAAGCTGGACTATGAAATTCACGAGATTCCATACATGGGAAAGGAAATACACAGCATAATTTTTAGAAATAAAAACGAAAAAGGAATCTTGCTGGTTTGTGGAGGTTATGATTCCTTTATTGAAGAATTTGTGCCGGCATTAACAAAATTTGTACAAGAGAACTATACAATTATTCTATTTGAGGGCGATGGACAAGGTAAGACGTTGAAAAACGGACTTAAATTTATTGCAAACTGGGAGCGTCCTACATCATGTGTACTGGATTATTACGGTGTAAAAGAATGCACTATGATTGGCATATCGTGGGGTGGTTATCTTGCACTTAGAGCCGCAGCTTTTGAAAAACGCATTAAGGCAGTCGTTGCATATGATGTGCTTGAAAACGGGTTTGACTGTATGACAAACATATTCCCAGGTACTTTAAAGCCGCTTGTAAGATACTGCTTCGCAAAAGGCAAAGAAAAAATTATAAACAGACTGCTTGGATACATAAGAAAGAGAAGTTTGCTTGCAGACTGGGCAATGATGCAAGGTATGTATATTACCGGAACAAATACCCCTTATGATTTTTATAAGGAATTGCAAAAGCATAACCTTTCTCAGGATGTATGCGATAAACTCAATTGCCATGTGCTGCTGCTTGCAGGAGAAAAAGACCACTATATTCCTAAAGATCAATTTTACAGACTAACAAGCAAGATAAAATACGCAAAAAGTTTATCTACAAGGATGTTTACGGAAGCAGAAGGCGGAGAGCAGCATTGTCAGATAGGAAATCATCATCTCGCTATTGAAGAAATTTTTAACTGGATAAAGAAAATTAACAATTTATGA